Proteins from a genomic interval of Nostoc sp. TCL240-02:
- a CDS encoding DUF362 domain-containing protein, translated as MQTQKPSVSLIRATSYEREALRESLVILLEPFGGIAAFVKKGDRVLLKPNLLTGSRPGKECITRAELVYEVAQMVIEVGGKPFLGDSPAFGSAKGVAIANGYLPILEELNLPIIDFQGQRYQTISDNFNHLRLSKEAMEADVVINLPKVKSHAQLTLTLGVKNLFGCVPGKMKAWWHMEAGKDANRFGEMLVETARAINPNLTILDGIIGHEGNGPSNGEPRQLGILAAASDIFALDRAMVEILNVPPERVPTVAASQRLGVCPELAAIEFPHLNPDLLKIEDWRLPDKLMPIDFGMPRVIKSTFKHLYTRFIKEPISVYGKN; from the coding sequence ATGCAGACTCAAAAACCATCTGTTAGTCTCATTCGGGCTACATCTTATGAACGAGAGGCTTTACGAGAATCCTTAGTAATTCTCCTAGAACCTTTTGGAGGAATAGCAGCATTTGTTAAAAAAGGCGATCGCGTTTTACTCAAACCCAATCTACTTACAGGGTCGCGTCCTGGTAAAGAGTGTATCACCCGTGCCGAACTAGTTTACGAAGTTGCCCAAATGGTAATTGAAGTTGGCGGTAAGCCCTTTTTGGGTGATAGTCCTGCTTTTGGTAGTGCCAAGGGCGTAGCAATAGCAAATGGCTATCTGCCTATTTTAGAAGAACTGAATCTTCCCATCATTGATTTTCAAGGTCAGCGTTACCAAACAATTAGTGATAACTTTAACCATCTGCGACTGTCTAAAGAAGCAATGGAAGCAGATGTAGTAATTAATCTACCTAAAGTTAAATCCCATGCCCAGTTGACATTGACACTGGGCGTAAAAAACTTGTTTGGTTGTGTCCCTGGCAAAATGAAAGCTTGGTGGCACATGGAAGCCGGAAAAGATGCGAATAGATTTGGTGAAATGTTAGTAGAAACTGCTAGGGCTATTAACCCTAACTTAACCATATTAGATGGCATCATCGGTCATGAAGGAAATGGCCCTAGTAATGGTGAACCTCGCCAACTAGGAATTTTAGCAGCCGCATCAGATATATTTGCCTTAGATCGGGCAATGGTAGAAATTCTCAATGTTCCTCCTGAACGAGTACCTACAGTTGCAGCTTCTCAAAGGCTAGGAGTTTGTCCAGAACTTGCTGCTATCGAGTTTCCACATTTAAATCCTGACTTATTAAAAATAGAAGATTGGCGGCTACCAGACAAGTTGATGCCCATTGATTTTGGTATGCCTCGCGTAATTAAGTCTACCTTTAAGCATCTTTACACCCGATTTATCAAAGAACCAATTAGTGTTTACGGAAAGAACTAG
- a CDS encoding inorganic diphosphatase translates to MDLSRIPAQPKPGLINVLIEITGGSKNKYEYDKELEAFALDRVLYSSVKYPYDYGFVPNTLAEDGDPLDGMVIIDEPTFPGCIIAARPIGFLEMIDGGDRDEKILCVPDKDPRYTQVKSLKDVAPHRLDEIAEFFRSYKNLEKKVTEILGWQDVDKVAALVEKSVKAYRG, encoded by the coding sequence GTGGATTTATCTCGTATTCCTGCCCAACCGAAACCCGGTTTAATCAACGTTCTGATTGAAATTACTGGCGGAAGTAAAAATAAATACGAATACGACAAGGAACTAGAAGCTTTTGCTCTAGACCGAGTACTTTATTCCTCGGTAAAATATCCTTATGACTACGGCTTTGTACCCAATACTTTAGCTGAAGATGGCGATCCCTTAGATGGTATGGTCATAATTGACGAGCCAACCTTTCCTGGCTGTATTATTGCAGCGCGACCAATTGGCTTCTTGGAGATGATTGATGGTGGCGATCGCGATGAAAAAATCCTTTGTGTTCCTGACAAAGATCCCCGCTACACTCAGGTAAAATCCCTGAAAGACGTAGCGCCACACCGCTTAGACGAAATTGCCGAATTTTTCCGTAGTTATAAAAATTTGGAAAAAAAGGTGACTGAAATTCTCGGTTGGCAAGATGTGGACAAGGTTGCAGCTTTAGTAGAAAAATCCGTCAAAGCTTATAGAGGATAA
- the panD gene encoding aspartate 1-decarboxylase, translating into MQRTLLLAKIHNCTLTGANINYVGSISIDEILLEKAGILPYEQVQVVNSANGQRFITYAIPAPAHSGVIELNGGAARLGIIGDRLIIMTYGQFTPEELKNYSPTVVIVDEKNRLLEVRRYDDLLVKV; encoded by the coding sequence ATGCAGCGTACTCTCCTTTTGGCAAAAATTCATAATTGCACCCTTACGGGGGCGAATATCAACTACGTGGGTAGTATCAGCATCGATGAAATCCTTTTGGAAAAAGCTGGGATCTTACCTTATGAGCAAGTGCAAGTAGTTAATAGTGCCAACGGTCAGCGTTTTATTACTTATGCGATCCCGGCTCCAGCCCATTCAGGAGTAATTGAGCTAAATGGGGGTGCAGCACGTCTAGGCATTATTGGCGATCGCTTGATTATAATGACTTACGGGCAGTTCACTCCAGAAGAGTTAAAAAATTACTCTCCTACAGTAGTCATTGTGGACGAAAAAAACAGGCTGTTGGAAGTTCGGCGCTACGATGACCTGCTCGTTAAGGTCTAA
- a CDS encoding D-alanyl-D-alanine carboxypeptidase: MLELLGSGLVSLWLEMAGVQIKPLDALDALTWQSSPGLVLAPDPNPTGATTVQEYLKKLITSKVVAQNLAESQGIWMQSGPMLMANHQGTTPLPAASLTKIATSLVALKTWGPDYQFDTLVSITGPVVNGVVQGDLVITGGGDPLFVWEEAIALGNTLNKMGIKQIKGNLIINGTFAMNFQRQSMLAGMMLKQTLNRATWGRPAIYTHSIMAKGTPKPQVVISGTVKVEAQPNPQQTLLLRHRSLPLKQLIKEMNVYSNNDMAEMLADSVGGAAVVQSTAANLARVPQVEIQLINGSGLGPENRISPRAVCAMFMAIQSEASAHQLNLSDLFPMSGFDHRGTVHSRHIPLATVIKTGTLRDVSALAGVMPTRDRGLVWFAIINRGTNLWGLRTGQDQLLQSVVKQLQLPLTVPTALIPHSAINSLPQLGAISRNEILFKS, encoded by the coding sequence ATGCTGGAATTATTGGGTTCAGGTTTGGTGTCACTCTGGCTGGAAATGGCCGGGGTACAAATCAAGCCTCTAGATGCCTTAGATGCTTTAACTTGGCAAAGTAGTCCTGGCTTAGTTCTTGCCCCCGATCCCAATCCAACTGGGGCAACTACGGTGCAGGAATATCTGAAAAAGCTCATCACATCAAAAGTGGTGGCGCAAAATCTGGCTGAGAGTCAGGGCATTTGGATGCAGTCGGGGCCAATGCTGATGGCAAATCACCAAGGTACGACACCTCTCCCTGCTGCCTCTTTAACCAAAATTGCCACTTCCCTAGTTGCTTTGAAAACTTGGGGCCCAGATTACCAATTTGATACTTTGGTGAGTATCACCGGGCCAGTGGTAAATGGAGTTGTGCAGGGCGATTTGGTGATTACAGGTGGTGGCGATCCTTTGTTTGTTTGGGAAGAAGCGATCGCTCTTGGTAATACTCTTAATAAAATGGGTATCAAGCAGATAAAGGGAAATTTAATCATTAATGGCACTTTTGCCATGAATTTCCAACGGCAGTCGATGCTGGCGGGTATGATGCTCAAGCAAACACTAAATCGTGCAACTTGGGGCCGCCCTGCTATTTACACACACTCAATTATGGCTAAGGGAACGCCCAAGCCTCAAGTAGTCATTTCGGGTACGGTGAAAGTTGAGGCACAACCAAACCCTCAACAAACTTTGTTACTGCGTCATCGTTCCTTACCCTTGAAGCAACTAATCAAGGAAATGAATGTTTACAGTAACAACGATATGGCAGAGATGCTAGCAGATTCAGTGGGAGGAGCAGCTGTAGTCCAATCCACTGCTGCTAACCTTGCGAGAGTCCCACAAGTGGAAATTCAGTTAATTAATGGTTCTGGACTAGGCCCCGAAAATCGCATTTCCCCCAGGGCTGTTTGTGCGATGTTTATGGCTATTCAAAGTGAGGCATCTGCCCATCAGCTAAATCTGAGTGACTTATTCCCCATGTCTGGGTTTGATCACCGAGGAACAGTACACAGCAGACACATTCCTCTTGCTACTGTGATCAAAACTGGCACTCTCCGGGATGTGAGTGCTTTAGCGGGAGTGATGCCCACACGCGATCGCGGTTTGGTTTGGTTTGCTATTATCAACCGTGGGACAAATCTTTGGGGTTTGCGGACTGGACAAGACCAACTACTACAAAGTGTTGTCAAACAGTTACAACTACCTCTAACCGTTCCTACTGCCCTGATTCCCCACTCAGCAATCAACTCTTTACCCCAGCTAGGTGCAATCAGTCGGAATGAAATTTTATTCAAAAGTTAG
- a CDS encoding MBL fold metallo-hydrolase, which produces MSNFELSDSQSYIPEKSATLPSSPAGEFIVQFWGVRGLIPTPDTSTNRYGGNTACVEIYVGGKRLIFDGGTGLRILGKTWQELQQPIQAHLFFTNCQSNRIQGFPFFAPAFIGENCFHIYGTAASNGASIKQCLYDQMLQPHFPYPLQVMQSELQFYNLIPDSDVKLDDVIITTALINQTQRSVGYRVSWQDYSVAYVTDLHQNAEQVERERILEFIKGVDLLIANATYTPPTSHNHDSADLLWQAAVNAALNAGVQRLAISHHHPDDHDDFLDRVQVDIKSAFPEALLAHEGLVLAVGK; this is translated from the coding sequence ATGTCAAATTTTGAGTTGTCGGATTCCCAGAGCTACATACCTGAAAAGTCTGCTACCCTGCCAAGTAGCCCAGCAGGTGAGTTTATTGTGCAATTTTGGGGTGTACGGGGTTTGATTCCTACCCCAGACACCAGCACCAACCGCTATGGTGGTAATACTGCTTGTGTAGAAATATATGTAGGTGGAAAACGCCTGATTTTTGACGGCGGTACTGGCTTACGCATACTAGGTAAAACTTGGCAAGAACTACAACAGCCAATACAAGCCCATTTATTTTTTACCAACTGTCAATCAAATCGGATTCAAGGGTTTCCCTTTTTTGCTCCTGCATTTATTGGAGAAAATTGCTTTCATATTTACGGCACAGCTGCTTCAAATGGAGCCTCAATCAAACAATGTTTGTACGATCAGATGCTCCAGCCCCACTTTCCTTATCCTTTACAGGTAATGCAGTCGGAATTGCAGTTTTACAATCTCATTCCAGACAGTGATGTAAAGCTAGATGATGTAATCATTACAACCGCATTAATCAATCAAACTCAGCGCTCAGTTGGCTACCGAGTTAGTTGGCAAGATTATAGTGTTGCCTACGTCACAGATTTGCACCAGAATGCCGAGCAAGTGGAGCGAGAGCGGATTTTAGAGTTTATTAAAGGCGTTGATTTATTGATTGCCAATGCCACTTACACTCCCCCTACGTCTCACAACCATGACTCTGCTGATTTACTCTGGCAAGCTGCGGTGAATGCAGCTCTGAATGCTGGTGTGCAACGGCTAGCTATTTCTCATCATCACCCAGATGACCATGATGATTTTCTTGATCGGGTTCAAGTCGATATTAAATCTGCCTTTCCTGAAGCATTATTAGCCCATGAAGGTCTAGTATTAGCTGTTGGGAAGTGA
- a CDS encoding HhoA/HhoB/HtrA family serine endopeptidase, with translation MRFPKLPRSIRQLSSYVLAIALGVVLTVSTLQVLPSQAEPAPQVRDGDTSQLIAQRQSPATAAIGTTSFVTAAVNRVGSAVVRIDTERTITRRVDPFMEDPFFRRFFGDGFSQQMPPSEQLRGLGSGFIIDKSGLVMTNAHVVDKADKVTVRLKDGRTFEGKVQGIDEVTDLAVVKINAGNDLPVAPLGSSTNVQVGDWAIAVGNPLGFDNTVTLGIVSTLKRSSAQVGISDKRLDFIQTDAAINPGNSGGPLLNGQGEVIGINTAIRPDAMGIGFAIPIDKAKAIAAQLQRDGKVAHPYLGVQMLTLTPDLAKQNNTDPNSPIQIPEINGVFVMRVVPNSPAASAGIRRGDVILQVDGKAITSAEQLQNVVEDSRLGQVLQVKVQRGNQTQQLSIRTAELQNAS, from the coding sequence ATGCGATTTCCCAAATTACCCAGATCCATACGTCAACTCAGTAGTTATGTTTTAGCGATCGCGCTTGGAGTTGTGCTAACGGTTAGTACATTGCAGGTTTTGCCCTCCCAAGCCGAACCCGCACCCCAAGTAAGAGATGGAGATACTTCACAACTGATTGCCCAACGACAATCACCAGCCACAGCTGCGATCGGTACTACTAGCTTTGTCACAGCAGCAGTGAATCGGGTTGGTTCAGCAGTTGTTCGCATTGATACTGAGCGAACAATTACTCGTCGCGTTGATCCATTTATGGAAGACCCATTTTTCCGTCGGTTTTTTGGTGACGGTTTCTCCCAACAAATGCCGCCTTCTGAGCAGTTACGCGGTTTAGGCTCAGGTTTCATTATTGACAAGAGCGGCTTAGTTATGACTAACGCTCATGTAGTCGATAAGGCTGATAAGGTAACAGTCCGACTCAAAGATGGTCGCACCTTTGAAGGAAAAGTTCAAGGTATTGATGAAGTTACAGATTTGGCAGTAGTCAAGATTAACGCTGGTAACGATTTACCAGTCGCACCCTTGGGTTCTTCCACTAATGTCCAAGTCGGAGATTGGGCGATCGCAGTTGGTAATCCTTTAGGATTTGATAACACCGTTACTTTGGGAATTGTCAGTACTCTCAAACGTTCCAGCGCCCAAGTTGGCATTAGCGACAAACGCTTAGACTTCATTCAAACCGATGCCGCCATTAACCCAGGTAACTCTGGCGGGCCGCTATTAAATGGCCAAGGTGAAGTGATTGGCATTAACACAGCGATTCGTCCCGACGCGATGGGTATTGGGTTTGCCATTCCTATTGATAAAGCGAAAGCGATCGCAGCGCAACTGCAACGTGATGGCAAAGTTGCTCACCCCTATTTAGGCGTGCAAATGCTAACTTTAACACCCGATCTGGCCAAGCAAAATAACACCGATCCCAACTCTCCTATTCAAATACCAGAAATTAATGGTGTTTTTGTCATGCGAGTAGTTCCCAATTCTCCAGCTGCATCTGCTGGTATCCGGCGCGGGGATGTAATTCTGCAAGTTGATGGTAAAGCTATTACCAGCGCTGAACAATTGCAGAACGTTGTGGAAGACAGTCGTCTTGGTCAAGTATTACAGGTGAAAGTGCAACGAGGTAATCAGACACAGCAGCTTTCAATCCGTACAGCCGAGTTGCAAAATGCTTCGTAG